Proteins co-encoded in one SAR324 cluster bacterium genomic window:
- a CDS encoding prephenate dehydrogenase/arogenate dehydrogenase family protein: MTESANPGFQRIVIVGLGLIGGSLALDLRRLHLAEHLLGYDQRPHHCEEALHRNLVDSASTNFDKKLRDADLVILATPVSSFPKVLHSIRPQLGSHTLLSDVGSVKSPLLSIIQDYPELIPRFVGGHPIAGGECFGPTSSRTHLFEGRRFILTPTDATPLEVTQRLQILWEALGSKVAVMNAAQHDQIFAAVSHLPHLIAYASIQAIIGSDQEEVLQFSGAGLKDFSRIASSSPEMWTDIFLENREHLLPRLRHLKELLGQLDDYLENANRENLQQFLQQAKFTRDQWIG; this comes from the coding sequence ATGACAGAATCCGCCAATCCAGGCTTCCAGCGGATCGTGATTGTCGGACTGGGCCTGATTGGTGGTTCCCTGGCTCTGGATCTACGGCGGCTACATCTGGCAGAACACCTGCTCGGCTATGACCAACGTCCCCATCATTGTGAGGAGGCGCTTCATCGCAATCTGGTTGACTCTGCCTCAACGAATTTTGATAAGAAACTCCGCGATGCGGATCTCGTCATTCTAGCAACCCCAGTCAGTAGTTTTCCAAAAGTCCTCCACTCCATCCGTCCTCAACTTGGCTCGCATACGCTGTTGTCTGATGTCGGCAGTGTGAAATCACCGCTCTTGTCAATAATCCAGGACTACCCTGAGTTGATTCCAAGATTTGTGGGGGGACATCCGATTGCTGGTGGCGAATGCTTTGGGCCCACCAGCTCACGGACTCACCTTTTTGAAGGAAGGCGTTTCATCCTCACCCCTACTGATGCAACTCCTCTGGAAGTTACTCAAAGACTCCAAATACTTTGGGAAGCGCTTGGAAGCAAGGTTGCTGTAATGAATGCAGCACAACACGATCAGATCTTTGCAGCAGTCAGCCACTTACCACACCTGATCGCCTATGCCAGCATCCAGGCCATCATTGGTTCAGATCAAGAGGAAGTACTTCAGTTTTCTGGAGCTGGACTCAAGGACTTCTCACGAATCGCTTCTTCCAGTCCAGAAATGTGGACGGATATCTTTCTAGAGAACAGAGAGCACCTGCTGCCCAGACTTCGTCATCTAAAGGAGTTGTTGGGGCAATTGGATGATTATCTCGAAAACGCAAACCGAGAAAATTTACAGCAATTTCTGCAGCAAGCAAAGTTTACAAGAGACCAGTGGATTGG